One Lepisosteus oculatus isolate fLepOcu1 chromosome 13, fLepOcu1.hap2, whole genome shotgun sequence genomic region harbors:
- the LOC102684477 gene encoding E3 ubiquitin-protein ligase TRIM39-like yields the protein MASSCHFLPEEQFQCSICLDIFTDPVSTACGHNFCMNCIGKYWDNSEVCQCPLCKETFYRRPVLRVNKSFAEVIEHFRESKDSNYEELSANPGEVPCDFCTGRKLKAVKSCLVCLTSYCSVHIKPHYNVVKLTKHRLIDPVYNLEDRLCENHERLLELFCKTDQTCICHFCTELDHKTHNAVPLEKECREKKVELGRIQAEVQQMIQDRLMKVEYIKQELDFSKHYAQKEIEDSVWIFTALVSCIERSQAELIKLIEDKQRAAERRAEETITELEQEITELKKRSTKLKQLSHSEDHLHFLQSFPSLCSPPHLKDWSDITVPSDLCLGAVRRAMCQLEETVRAEVNKLSEREFERVCKYAVDVTLDPNTAHPWLILSEDGKHVRDGDTRQNLPDNPERFSSCVCVLGKDGFTSGRHYWEVEVGEKTKWDLGVARETIKRKGQITLNPQNGYWTLRLRKGNEYEALAGPSVLLPLRKKPQKVGVYVDYEEGVLSFYNVEAKAHIYTFTDTFIEKLYPYFSPGLRQGGTNTVPLIISPPNHTH from the exons ATGGCTTCATCCTGTCATTTCCTGCCTGAAGAGCAGTTCCAGTGCTCTATATGTCTGGATATATTTACCGACCCAGTGTCCACTGCATGTGGACACAATTTCTGCATGAACTGTATTGGAAAATATTGGGACAACAGTGAAGTGTGTCAGTGTCCACTGTGTAAGGAGACATTTTACAGAAGACCTGTCCTCCGTGTTAACAAAAGCTTTGCAGAAGTCATTGAACATTTCAGAGAGTCAAAAGATAGCAATTATGAAGAACTCTCTGCTAATCCTGGAGAAGTTCCCTGTGATTTCTGCACTGGAAGAAAACTGAAGGCTGTGAAATCATGCCTGGTGTGTCTCACGTCATATTGTTCAGTTCACATCAAACCACATTACAATGTTGTTAAATTAACAAAGCACAGGTTAATTGACCCAGTTTACAACCTTGAGGACAGGCTATGTGAGAATCATGAGCGACTCCTGGAGCTGTTCTGCAAGACTGACCAGACCTGCATTTGCCATTTCTGCACTGAGTTAGACCATAAAACACACAATGCTGTTCCTTTAGAAAAGGAATGCAGAGAGAAAAAG GTTGAGTTGGGAAGGATTCAGGCAGAAGTACAACAGATGATCCAGGACAGACTGATGAAGGTGGAGTATATCAAACAAGAATTGGACTTCAGCAAA caCTATGCACAGAAAGAGATTGAGGATAGTGTGTGGATCTTCACTGCACTTGTGAGCTGCATTGAGAGAAGCCAGGCTGAGCTCATTAAGCTGATTGAGGACAAGCAGAGAGCAGCAGAGAGGAGGGCTGAAGAGACCATTACAGAGCTGGAGCAGGAAATcactgagctaaagaagagaAGCACTAAGCTGAAGCAGCTCTCCCACAGTGAGGACCACCTCCACTTTCTACAG AGTTTTCCATCCCTTTGCTCCCCTCCACACCTCAAGGACTGGTCTGACATAACTGTTCCCTCTGACCTCTGTCTGGGGGCTGTGAGGAGAGCCATGTGtcagctggaggaaacagtcagAGCTGAAGTGAATAAGCTGTCAGAAAGGG AGTTTGAGAGAGTGTGCAAATATGCAG TTGATGTGACTCTAGATCCCAATACAGCTCATCCCTGGCTCATCCTGTCTGAGGACGGGAAACATGTGAGAGATGGAGACACACGACAGAATCTTCCTGACAATCCAGAGAGATTTAGttcctgtgtctgtgtcctgggAAAGGATGGTTTCACTTCAGGGAGACAttactgggaggtggaggtgggggAGAAGACTAAGTGGGATTTAGGAGTTGCTAGAGAGACTATCAAAAGAAAGGGTCAGATCACACTCAACCCTCAGAATGGTTATTGGACTCTGCGTCTGAGGAAGGGTAATGAATATGAAGCTCTTGCTGGTCCCTCTGTACTCCTCCCCCTAAGGAAGAAGCCCCAGAAGGTGGGGGTATATGTGGATTATGAAGAGGGGGTGTTATCCTTTTACAATGTGGAGGCCAAGGCTCATATCTACACTTTCACTGACACTTTCATTGAAAAACTCTATCCATACTTCAGTCCAGGTCTCCGTCAAGGAGGTACAAACACAGTCCCCCTGATCATCTCTCCTCCCAATCACACACACTGA